A region of Vibrio tubiashii ATCC 19109 DNA encodes the following proteins:
- a CDS encoding HD domain-containing phosphohydrolase, producing the protein MNSPKLKKQPWPLWLYFSCYFSGLTLLIGAILVVLSDYHTNKLLSKNALDLSHNNRLKIESSFQLSMSPVVNTLDLISSSSLIQSTILPAQEQEWLYSIKETFERLPYLTSLYYASDKGTFTILRPVTNDAERERLGAPENSTFMLGFTNMQGVRERQFYSSTLTLLSSKVDQPEVRFDARSRPWFISALSQTDIQLTEPYRFYRLGSYGVTLSRRSYDGQHIIAADTTLSNLSTSMQSLMLSEATQLVLLDSQMNILAHQGLGWDERMPFIEPEKLQTTIFNRFTQPVTSPAVEEVEWQGESWIRTLTPVTLDEEITLYLAEATPRRILLADILSLRKQQIITSLMLLILGTVAVWRASLHLSSPIKSLAQKTYSISQFSFNKNVYCESHILEINELNQAIKLMENTISDLLALLAETAKSVDIDEVIERLLKHCATVTQTELVTMLVVEQNEQQKYQFVKPEQASIASTNNWQWIQQRIQSPEIQANLSKPYTIALGASPDGCHWFLFPIHDKSDQLIRVLLIGYDTPPGTTQTARHPFVRQLIKFAAIAAENIVHVKERQAFLEAIPELLASAIDTKSPYTSGHCQRVPYLTEALTQALENNQEQFANFRLDKEEWEALRLAGWLHDCGKITTPEFVVDKATKLETLYDRIHEVRMRFELLKQEAHTHYWQTLAGGGEQQEAIQQRDETLQQLDEEFEFVARCNLGSEWMDDAALARLDTIAQRTWTRTLSDRIGISWLELSRHGESQETLPVTESLLADKPVHLVPWVEGHYPPEQWTERYNLVPSPYQYNRGERHNLAIRAGTLNSEERFMINDHIIQTQRFLSALPLPHHLREVPDIAGNHHERIDGRGYPRGLSGDQLSIPARVMALADVFEALTSSDRPYKKAKSLTEAHNIMLKMATSGHLDPDIYLVMLENKLDIYYAKKFLLEEQQSEVDRNALIEELRQHIAREAS; encoded by the coding sequence ATGAACTCCCCAAAGTTGAAAAAACAACCTTGGCCGCTGTGGCTATACTTCAGTTGTTATTTCAGTGGATTAACGCTTCTTATTGGAGCTATTCTTGTCGTTCTGAGCGACTATCATACCAACAAGTTACTGAGCAAGAATGCGCTCGACCTCAGCCATAACAATCGCCTCAAGATCGAATCTTCATTTCAACTCTCCATGAGCCCAGTGGTCAATACATTAGACTTAATCAGTTCGAGTTCGCTGATCCAAAGCACCATTTTACCCGCTCAAGAGCAAGAGTGGCTGTACTCCATCAAGGAGACCTTTGAACGCCTCCCCTACTTAACATCTCTCTACTATGCCTCTGATAAGGGTACATTTACAATTCTTCGACCGGTGACAAATGACGCAGAAAGAGAACGGCTTGGTGCTCCAGAGAACAGCACATTTATGCTCGGATTTACCAATATGCAAGGCGTGCGTGAGCGACAGTTTTATTCATCAACATTAACCCTGTTGTCGAGCAAAGTCGATCAGCCGGAGGTACGCTTTGATGCTCGTAGCCGTCCTTGGTTTATCAGTGCGTTGAGTCAAACTGACATTCAGTTAACCGAGCCGTATCGTTTCTATCGCCTTGGGAGTTATGGCGTCACTTTGTCGCGCCGAAGCTACGATGGCCAGCATATCATTGCCGCCGACACCACACTAAGCAACCTCAGCACTAGCATGCAATCACTCATGTTATCCGAGGCAACACAATTGGTATTACTCGATAGCCAGATGAATATCTTGGCGCACCAAGGGTTGGGTTGGGATGAGAGGATGCCATTCATTGAACCCGAGAAGTTACAAACTACAATTTTTAACAGGTTTACCCAGCCCGTCACCTCACCGGCGGTCGAAGAAGTTGAATGGCAGGGAGAGAGTTGGATTCGCACGCTCACTCCCGTAACCCTTGATGAAGAAATCACTTTGTATCTTGCTGAGGCGACTCCTCGACGTATTTTACTCGCAGATATTTTGAGTTTAAGAAAGCAGCAAATCATAACGTCGTTGATGTTACTCATTCTTGGCACCGTTGCGGTGTGGAGGGCCTCACTCCATTTATCCAGTCCAATTAAGTCACTGGCTCAGAAAACCTACAGCATCAGCCAATTTTCATTTAATAAGAACGTTTATTGCGAAAGCCACATTCTGGAAATTAACGAGCTCAACCAAGCGATCAAATTAATGGAAAATACCATTTCAGACTTATTGGCTTTATTGGCGGAAACCGCCAAAAGCGTCGATATTGATGAAGTCATTGAACGCTTGCTCAAACATTGTGCCACGGTCACGCAAACCGAGCTGGTCACCATGTTAGTTGTCGAGCAAAACGAGCAGCAGAAATATCAGTTCGTGAAGCCAGAACAAGCATCTATTGCCAGCACAAATAACTGGCAGTGGATCCAACAGCGGATACAATCTCCCGAGATCCAAGCCAACTTGAGCAAGCCCTACACCATCGCATTAGGAGCATCTCCTGACGGGTGCCATTGGTTTTTGTTCCCAATTCACGATAAATCTGACCAACTCATCCGAGTCTTGTTGATTGGTTATGACACGCCACCGGGAACCACTCAAACCGCGCGACACCCTTTTGTTCGACAGTTGATAAAGTTCGCGGCCATTGCGGCTGAGAATATTGTTCACGTTAAGGAGAGGCAAGCCTTTTTGGAAGCCATTCCTGAGCTGCTAGCCTCAGCGATTGACACAAAATCGCCGTACACATCGGGGCATTGTCAACGTGTCCCATATTTAACCGAAGCTCTAACTCAAGCGCTCGAAAATAACCAAGAGCAGTTTGCCAATTTCCGCCTAGACAAGGAGGAGTGGGAAGCACTTCGTTTAGCAGGCTGGCTCCACGACTGCGGCAAGATCACCACACCAGAATTCGTGGTTGATAAAGCCACGAAACTGGAAACTTTGTATGACCGTATACACGAGGTCCGCATGCGATTTGAGCTGTTAAAGCAAGAAGCGCATACCCACTACTGGCAAACACTCGCTGGAGGGGGAGAGCAACAAGAGGCGATACAACAACGTGATGAAACCTTACAACAACTAGATGAAGAATTTGAGTTTGTCGCCCGATGCAATTTGGGTAGCGAATGGATGGACGATGCGGCATTAGCCCGACTTGATACTATAGCTCAGAGGACATGGACACGGACTCTCAGCGATCGAATTGGCATTTCTTGGTTGGAGCTCAGTCGTCATGGCGAGAGTCAAGAAACTTTACCGGTGACCGAGTCGTTATTGGCAGACAAACCTGTTCACTTGGTTCCCTGGGTGGAAGGGCACTATCCCCCTGAGCAATGGACAGAGCGGTATAATCTGGTCCCATCACCCTATCAGTACAACCGGGGAGAACGTCATAATTTAGCCATACGTGCAGGCACACTCAATTCAGAAGAGCGCTTTATGATCAACGATCATATCATTCAAACACAGCGTTTTCTGTCTGCCCTACCCTTGCCACATCACTTGCGAGAAGTACCAGACATCGCAGGCAACCACCACGAGCGTATTGATGGTAGGGGCTACCCTAGAGGCCTGTCTGGCGATCAACTTTCAATTCCAGCACGGGTGATGGCACTTGCAGACGTATTTGAAGCACTGACATCTTCAGACAGACCCTATAAAAAGGCCAAGTCTTTAACCGAGGCACACAATATCATGCTCAAAATGGCAACATCTGGCCACCTAGATCCCGACATTTATCTAGTCATGTTGGAAAACAAGTTGGATATTTATTATGCAAAAAAATTTTTATTAGAAGAACAACAGAGCGAAGTAGATAGAAACGCCCTCATCGAGGAGCTGCGCCAACATATAGCAAGAGAGGCTTCCTGA
- a CDS encoding beta-eliminating lyase-related protein, with amino-acid sequence MVGDEAYSGSRSIEALTESVREVFGYEYFLPTLQGRSSEKFFSQC; translated from the coding sequence ATAGTCGGTGATGAAGCCTATTCAGGGAGTCGAAGTATTGAAGCGCTCACTGAATCCGTCCGAGAAGTCTTTGGTTACGAGTACTTTTTACCGACTCTCCAAGGTCGAAGTTCGGAAAAATTCTTTTCCCAATGCTGA
- a CDS encoding winged helix-turn-helix domain-containing protein yields the protein MTAVECTKISCAFCRDICLIEEVLGIQIRSSKGKLSIVKDNQRIGCSLNAVRAMCYFCKMQDCLVTTSEIEDYVWQGRIVGMSSLPVLIHEVRRLIKPGPYEIVTLRNRGFVFHNVRNKRMIDQELEE from the coding sequence ATGACGGCTGTTGAATGCACCAAAATTTCGTGCGCATTTTGCCGAGACATCTGCTTGATTGAGGAGGTATTAGGAATTCAAATTCGTTCGTCCAAAGGCAAACTATCTATCGTCAAAGACAATCAGCGTATCGGGTGCAGTCTGAATGCAGTGCGAGCGATGTGCTATTTTTGCAAAATGCAGGACTGCCTCGTGACTACGTCAGAAATCGAAGATTACGTCTGGCAAGGAAGGATCGTTGGCATGAGTAGTTTACCGGTACTGATACATGAAGTCCGGCGCCTGATTAAGCCCGGACCCTACGAAATTGTCACGCTCAGAAACAGAGGGTTTGTCTTTCATAACGTAAGAAACAAGCGCATGATTGATCAGGAACTTGAAGAATAA
- a CDS encoding YybH family protein, with the protein MRYILLFTYLISVSLNAETLYSKPQTPSELHSLFGQYFENNDLEGLGTLFHEDAVFVLDKEGNQAKGRKAIKQVLKGYMKDDVSILTKSVSIHINQDVAMVRSDWEISNALQQKTIQGTALEVMHYVDGGWVYIIDNPNGY; encoded by the coding sequence ATGCGTTACATTTTACTATTTACCTATCTTATCTCAGTTAGCTTAAATGCTGAGACCCTTTATTCAAAACCACAAACACCCTCTGAGTTACATTCGTTATTTGGTCAGTATTTTGAGAACAATGACTTAGAGGGATTAGGTACGCTTTTTCATGAAGACGCCGTGTTTGTTTTAGATAAAGAAGGTAACCAAGCTAAGGGAAGAAAAGCGATTAAGCAGGTGTTAAAGGGTTACATGAAAGACGATGTTAGTATCCTCACCAAAAGTGTCTCTATCCACATTAACCAGGACGTAGCCATGGTTCGCTCTGATTGGGAAATATCGAACGCCCTACAACAGAAGACCATACAAGGAACGGCGTTAGAGGTCATGCATTACGTAGATGGTGGCTGGGTGTACATCATCGACAATCCAAATGGTTATTAA
- a CDS encoding winged helix-turn-helix transcriptional regulator has product MSTEVNHQLQPDDYCSVDKYLTLISTKWTAHIVWLLGQEEMMRFGQIRKQLALVSSKVLTERLKLLRQHGFVWRKQEETIPVTVHYGLTSKGKELADVVDLIVQKTYDWDDM; this is encoded by the coding sequence ATGTCGACAGAAGTGAATCATCAATTACAGCCAGACGACTATTGTAGTGTGGACAAATACTTAACATTGATATCAACTAAGTGGACTGCACACATAGTCTGGTTGTTAGGGCAAGAGGAGATGATGCGTTTTGGTCAAATACGTAAGCAGTTGGCATTGGTCTCAAGTAAAGTACTCACTGAGCGTTTAAAGTTGTTACGACAGCATGGATTTGTCTGGCGAAAACAAGAAGAGACAATACCTGTCACAGTGCACTACGGTTTAACCTCTAAAGGCAAAGAGCTTGCTGATGTGGTTGATCTGATCGTACAAAAAACGTATGACTGGGATGATATGTAG
- a CDS encoding LysR family transcriptional regulator: MNLTYVQTFLAVAEEQSFTKAAEALDVSKGLVSRHVQKLEEALNSKLFHRTTRSISLTEVGEELYSKAKQIQLLATEAEMRVNDMTQEVTGDLKVTAPIEFGRALCHHVIPPFRQQYPKVNLILDFGPIKKKIESGDYDVAFRAYDELPGDVVAKDLGFIRNVLVCSGNYEKENRVAVIEDIHQCSFILNSQNECWNQLDLIRDEQRYNIEVTGNLRSNTYSSILELALQGMGVASLPYYQVEDLIKGGKLVHVLPEWSVKAQKLSLIYAQRRVTPKKLVTFNLAVKQWLESKNSYMI, translated from the coding sequence ATGAATTTAACTTATGTACAGACTTTCTTGGCTGTCGCCGAAGAGCAAAGCTTTACCAAAGCAGCGGAAGCGTTAGATGTTTCGAAAGGCTTAGTATCTCGGCATGTACAAAAACTCGAAGAAGCATTGAATTCTAAACTGTTTCATCGAACGACTCGCTCTATCAGCCTGACTGAAGTAGGAGAAGAGTTGTATTCAAAGGCAAAGCAAATTCAGTTACTCGCCACTGAGGCGGAAATGCGTGTAAATGATATGACGCAAGAGGTCACTGGAGACCTAAAGGTAACAGCTCCAATTGAGTTTGGACGTGCTCTTTGTCACCATGTAATCCCTCCCTTTAGACAACAGTACCCGAAGGTTAATTTAATCCTCGATTTCGGCCCCATAAAGAAGAAAATTGAGTCTGGTGATTATGATGTCGCTTTTCGAGCTTATGATGAATTGCCAGGCGATGTTGTAGCAAAAGACTTGGGCTTCATCCGAAATGTACTAGTTTGCAGCGGTAATTATGAAAAAGAGAACAGGGTCGCTGTTATTGAAGATATTCATCAGTGCTCCTTCATTCTTAACAGCCAAAATGAGTGCTGGAATCAATTGGATCTTATCAGAGACGAACAAAGATATAATATTGAAGTAACAGGAAACCTTCGCTCTAATACATACAGTTCGATATTAGAGTTAGCACTACAGGGAATGGGGGTTGCTAGTTTGCCATATTATCAAGTCGAAGACCTTATTAAGGGTGGCAAACTTGTCCACGTTCTTCCTGAGTGGTCTGTAAAGGCTCAAAAGCTAAGTCTCATATATGCACAGCGGCGAGTTACCCCCAAGAAACTGGTCACTTTTAATCTTGCTGTAAAACAATGGTTGGAGTCTAAAAACTCATACATGATATAG
- a CDS encoding short chain dehydrogenase, giving the protein MKVLVIGASGTIGSEVVEALGEIHEVITAGKGSGDVQIDITASGSIRTALESIGQVDAIICATGDVALNAFTSLSRDDWDVGINSRLMGQVNLTQIASEYLNDNGSITLTSGIIADQPIAYGTSAATLNGAIQHFAKAVSNELPRGIRINVVSPSVVTESLGTYGDYFPGFHSIDAKDVAKSYIRSVLGVESGKTFKAFAGN; this is encoded by the coding sequence ATGAAAGTTCTTGTAATTGGTGCATCGGGCACAATCGGCAGCGAGGTTGTAGAAGCTCTAGGTGAAATACATGAAGTTATCACAGCCGGCAAAGGTAGCGGCGATGTCCAGATTGACATTACCGCCTCCGGCTCTATTCGCACGGCACTTGAATCAATAGGCCAGGTGGACGCAATCATTTGTGCTACTGGAGATGTTGCATTGAACGCTTTCACAAGCTTATCGCGTGACGACTGGGATGTGGGCATTAATAGCCGACTTATGGGGCAAGTGAACTTGACGCAGATTGCTAGTGAGTATTTGAATGACAACGGCAGTATCACTTTGACAAGCGGTATTATCGCTGATCAACCAATTGCTTATGGCACTAGTGCAGCAACGCTTAACGGCGCAATACAGCATTTCGCAAAAGCAGTATCTAACGAGCTGCCGCGTGGTATTCGCATAAATGTTGTAAGTCCATCAGTCGTCACCGAATCGCTGGGTACTTATGGAGACTACTTCCCTGGGTTCCACTCCATCGATGCAAAAGATGTAGCCAAATCTTATATTCGATCTGTATTAGGAGTTGAATCGGGAAAAACGTTTAAGGCCTTCGCAGGCAACTGA
- a CDS encoding SMP-30/gluconolactonase/LRE family protein: protein MNKLMFMAAVTAFSIGASASSLVEGDPTLVGDSFGFVEGPVWDAKHQRFLFSDIPNNKTYSYVPDGKLSVFDNNSGYANGLAIDLKGNLWAARHDRKLSYRQESGEKVIAAATYNGNLLNSPNDLTVNSDGSVWFTDPPFGIQGYGPAKAESEQPVNGVYRYLDGDLKLMTGELELPNGIVFSSDESLLYVADTSDGWVYRFDVNDQSISNKTQFAQVKATSGSEPMVDGIAVDFHDNLFVAAHGGVGVFDKQGKQIDFIAIDADHISNLEIGGEQQDLLMVTAYNKVLVFKIKSSTN, encoded by the coding sequence ATGAATAAATTAATGTTTATGGCCGCCGTCACCGCCTTCTCGATTGGCGCTTCTGCTAGCTCTTTAGTGGAAGGTGATCCGACTCTTGTGGGTGATTCTTTTGGGTTTGTTGAAGGCCCCGTGTGGGATGCAAAACACCAACGTTTCTTGTTTAGTGATATCCCAAACAACAAAACGTATTCATATGTTCCTGATGGTAAGCTGAGTGTTTTTGACAATAACTCTGGTTATGCCAATGGTCTTGCTATTGATCTGAAGGGCAACCTTTGGGCAGCCCGTCATGATAGAAAACTGTCATACCGTCAGGAAAGTGGAGAGAAGGTCATTGCTGCCGCGACATACAACGGCAATCTGCTCAATAGCCCAAATGACCTAACCGTTAACAGCGATGGAAGCGTTTGGTTCACTGATCCTCCATTTGGTATCCAAGGTTATGGCCCTGCTAAGGCGGAGTCAGAACAACCCGTCAACGGTGTTTATCGATATCTAGATGGTGATCTAAAGCTGATGACTGGAGAGTTAGAGTTACCCAATGGCATTGTTTTTTCTTCTGATGAATCGTTGTTATACGTTGCCGATACTTCTGATGGCTGGGTATACCGATTTGATGTTAATGATCAATCAATCAGCAATAAAACTCAGTTTGCTCAGGTGAAAGCAACCTCCGGTTCTGAGCCTATGGTCGACGGTATTGCTGTGGATTTTCACGACAATCTTTTTGTCGCAGCACATGGTGGTGTTGGTGTGTTTGATAAACAGGGTAAACAAATTGACTTCATTGCTATCGACGCGGACCATATCAGTAACCTAGAAATTGGTGGCGAGCAACAAGACTTACTGATGGTGACCGCATACAACAAAGTGTTAGTGTTCAAAATTAAGTCATCGACAAACTAA
- a CDS encoding YajD family HNH nuclease, which translates to MSSDFYGTSASYARKEADYREKALKLYPWVCGSCAREFVYSNLRELTVHHKDHDHTNNPEDGSNWELLCLYCHDHEHSKYLEHDRYGSEIKPGQDDHQGATYNPFAELASMMKK; encoded by the coding sequence ATGTCTTCAGATTTTTACGGAACCAGTGCTAGCTATGCACGCAAAGAAGCTGATTATCGGGAAAAAGCGTTAAAACTCTACCCTTGGGTATGTGGAAGCTGTGCTAGGGAGTTTGTTTACTCAAATTTGCGTGAGTTGACAGTTCACCACAAGGATCATGATCATACAAATAATCCAGAAGATGGAAGCAATTGGGAGCTGCTGTGTCTTTACTGCCACGATCATGAGCACAGTAAATATCTAGAGCATGATCGTTATGGCAGTGAGATAAAGCCGGGTCAAGATGATCATCAAGGGGCGACCTACAATCCGTTTGCAGAACTCGCGAGTATGATGAAAAAATAG
- a CDS encoding winged helix-turn-helix transcriptional regulator, producing the protein MVDKKTKEWSGCPVRFGMSQFGDKWSFLILRDLMFKGRHYYQEFLEAGEGISTNILASRLADLESNGLISKKRDTVKRSKFVYTLTDKGIDLLPMMLAMIDWSEKYDTKTEVPSDFIRTLREEPERLRQKLREGLTTESKNN; encoded by the coding sequence ATGGTAGATAAAAAAACTAAAGAGTGGTCAGGCTGTCCGGTTCGTTTTGGCATGAGCCAATTCGGAGATAAATGGAGCTTTCTGATTCTTCGAGACTTGATGTTTAAAGGTCGGCATTACTATCAAGAGTTTTTAGAGGCAGGCGAAGGTATCTCTACTAACATCTTGGCGAGCCGACTTGCGGATTTAGAATCAAACGGATTAATCAGTAAAAAACGTGATACTGTTAAGCGTTCTAAGTTCGTCTACACATTGACCGACAAAGGAATAGATTTGCTACCTATGATGCTAGCGATGATCGATTGGTCCGAAAAATACGACACCAAAACCGAAGTTCCTTCTGATTTCATTCGCACACTACGTGAAGAACCTGAACGCTTGCGTCAAAAGTTGCGAGAAGGCTTAACTACAGAATCGAAAAATAATTAA
- a CDS encoding glutathione S-transferase family protein — MKLYAIVGSPNSRKVLAVINHLELDIEIEYLDLFSGEHKQPQYLSLNPNAMVPTFIDGDISLWESNAIIQHLAETSGTNDLYPNNQTVRADINRWLCWELAHFNQAFGTLALEAVAKPKFMGIKGDDAVINWASHNLVRFAEVLEQHLQGRLFMVGDAITLADYAMVHVEFFKESIPFDWEPYPNVNAYFERMRKAPHWAATASSKTEEIGKSTKG, encoded by the coding sequence ATGAAGCTATACGCAATTGTAGGATCGCCCAACTCTCGTAAAGTATTGGCAGTGATCAATCATCTAGAGCTAGATATTGAAATAGAGTATCTAGATTTGTTTTCTGGGGAGCACAAACAGCCCCAATACCTGAGCCTAAACCCGAATGCCATGGTGCCGACGTTTATTGATGGTGATATTTCACTGTGGGAATCTAACGCCATTATTCAGCATTTAGCTGAGACTTCAGGTACAAATGACCTATATCCAAACAATCAAACAGTAAGAGCGGATATCAATCGTTGGTTATGTTGGGAGCTCGCCCATTTCAATCAAGCCTTTGGAACGTTAGCGTTAGAAGCCGTCGCCAAACCCAAATTTATGGGTATAAAAGGCGATGATGCTGTTATTAATTGGGCCAGCCACAACCTAGTTCGATTTGCTGAAGTATTAGAGCAGCACCTACAAGGGCGCCTGTTCATGGTTGGTGATGCAATAACATTGGCGGATTACGCAATGGTGCATGTCGAGTTTTTTAAAGAAAGCATCCCTTTTGATTGGGAACCCTACCCCAACGTCAACGCGTATTTTGAACGCATGCGTAAGGCCCCCCATTGGGCTGCTACAGCATCAAGCAAAACTGAAGAGATTGGTAAATCAACGAAAGGGTAG